The following are from one region of the Leclercia sp. AS011 genome:
- a CDS encoding DEAD/DEAH family ATP-dependent RNA helicase — MAEFETTFADLGLKAPILESLNDLGYEKPSPIQAECIPHLLSGRDVLGMAQTGSGKTAAFSLPLLNNIDPDLRAPQILVLAPTRELAVQVAEAMTEFSKHMRGVNVVALYGGQRYDVQLRALRQGPQIVVGTPGRLLDHLKRGTLDLSKLSGLVLDEADEMLRMGFIEDVETIMAQIPEGHQTALFSATMPEAIRRITRRFMKDPQEVRIQSSVTTRPDISQSYWSVYGMRKNEALVRFLEAEDFDAAIIFVRTKNATLEVAEALERSGYNSAALNGDMNQALREQTLERLKDGRLDILIATDVAARGLDVERISLVVNYDIPMDSESYVHRIGRTGRAGRAGRALLFVENRERRLLRNIERTMKLTIPEADLPNADLLGKRRLEKFAAKVQQQLESSDLDQYRALLAQIQPTAEGEELDMETLAAALLKMAQGERSLIVPPDAPMRPKREFRDRDDRFERRGDRNDRNDRGPRGDRPERGGEDRPRRERRDAGEMELYRIEVGRDDGVEVRHIVGAIANEGDISSRYIGNIKLFGTHSTIELPKGMPGEVLQHFTRTRILNKPMNMQLLGDAQPRPDRGPRREGDRPAGRGFGGGERREGGRGPRREGAAPGAGRFSGERRESRGPRREDGGAPARRRDA, encoded by the coding sequence TGAAGGCTCCTATCCTTGAATCCCTTAACGATCTGGGTTACGAAAAACCATCTCCGATCCAGGCAGAATGTATCCCACATCTGCTCTCTGGTCGTGACGTGCTGGGCATGGCCCAGACTGGTAGCGGTAAAACTGCAGCATTCTCGCTGCCGCTGCTGAACAACATCGATCCGGACCTGCGTGCACCGCAGATCCTCGTACTCGCTCCGACCCGTGAACTGGCTGTTCAGGTTGCGGAAGCGATGACTGAATTCTCTAAACATATGCGCGGCGTAAACGTGGTTGCTCTGTACGGCGGCCAGCGTTATGACGTGCAGTTACGCGCCCTGCGTCAGGGTCCACAGATCGTCGTCGGTACCCCGGGTCGTCTGCTGGATCACCTGAAACGCGGTACGCTGGATCTCTCTAAGCTGAGCGGTCTGGTACTGGATGAAGCTGACGAAATGCTCCGCATGGGCTTCATCGAAGACGTAGAAACCATCATGGCGCAGATCCCGGAAGGTCATCAGACCGCTCTGTTCTCTGCAACGATGCCGGAAGCGATCCGTCGTATTACCCGTCGCTTTATGAAGGATCCGCAGGAAGTGCGTATCCAGTCCAGCGTTACTACTCGCCCGGACATCAGCCAGAGCTACTGGTCTGTCTACGGCATGCGTAAAAATGAAGCGCTGGTTCGTTTCCTGGAAGCAGAAGATTTTGATGCGGCGATCATCTTCGTTCGTACCAAAAACGCAACTCTGGAAGTGGCCGAAGCACTGGAGCGTAGCGGCTATAACAGCGCAGCCCTGAACGGCGACATGAACCAGGCCCTGCGTGAGCAGACTCTGGAGCGTCTGAAAGACGGTCGTCTGGATATCCTGATTGCAACCGACGTGGCAGCACGTGGTCTGGACGTTGAGCGTATCAGCCTGGTTGTTAACTATGACATCCCGATGGACTCCGAGTCTTACGTTCACCGTATCGGCCGTACCGGTCGTGCAGGTCGTGCAGGTCGTGCGCTGCTGTTCGTTGAGAACCGCGAGCGTCGTCTGCTGCGTAACATCGAACGCACCATGAAGCTGACCATTCCAGAAGCTGACCTGCCTAACGCAGATCTGCTGGGCAAACGCCGCCTGGAAAAATTCGCCGCGAAAGTACAGCAGCAGCTGGAAAGCAGCGATCTGGACCAGTACCGTGCGCTGCTGGCGCAGATCCAGCCTACCGCTGAAGGCGAAGAGCTGGATATGGAAACGCTGGCTGCCGCTCTGCTGAAGATGGCGCAGGGTGAACGTTCCCTGATCGTGCCACCAGATGCACCGATGCGTCCTAAGCGTGAATTCCGTGACCGTGACGATCGTTTCGAACGTCGTGGCGACCGTAATGACCGCAACGACCGTGGCCCACGTGGCGACCGTCCAGAGCGTGGTGGTGAAGACCGTCCACGTCGCGAACGTCGTGATGCTGGCGAAATGGAACTGTACCGCATTGAAGTGGGCCGTGATGATGGTGTTGAAGTTCGTCACATCGTTGGCGCGATCGCTAACGAAGGCGACATCAGCAGCCGTTACATCGGTAACATCAAGCTGTTCGGTACTCACTCCACCATCGAGCTGCCAAAAGGTATGCCGGGCGAGGTGCTGCAGCACTTCACCCGTACCCGCATCCTGAACAAGCCGATGAACATGCAGCTGCTGGGTGATGCTCAGCCGCGTCCGGACCGTGGTCCGCGTCGTGAGGGCGATCGTCCTGCTGGCCGTGGTTTCGGTGGCGGTGAACGTCGTGAAGGCGGTCGTGGTCCTCGTCGTGAAGGCGCTGCACCAGGTGCAGGTCGTTTCAGCGGTGAGCGTCGCGAAAGCCGCGGCCCACGTCGTGAAGATGGCGGCGCACCTGCCCGTCGTCGTGACGCGTAA
- the mtr gene encoding tryptophan permease encodes MATLTTTQTSPSLLGGVVIIGGTIIGAGMFSLPVVMSGAWFFWSLAALVFTWFCMLHSGLMILEANLNYRIGSSFDTITRDLLGKRWNIVNGISIAFVLYILTYAYISASGSILHHTFSEMSLDVPARLAGLCFALGVAFIVWMSTKAVSRMTAIVLGAKVITFFLTFGSLLGHVTPATLFNVAESNTSYSPYLLMTLPFCLASFGYHGNVPSLMKYYGKDPRTIVKCLVYGTLLALGLYVIWLLGTMGNIPRPEFIGIAQKGGNIDVLVQALSGVLNSRSLDLLLVIFSNFAVASSFLGVTLGLFDYLADLCGFDDSALGRLKTALLTFLPPVIGGLLWPNGFLYAIGYAGLAATIWAAIVPALLARKSRKRFGSPKFRVWGGKPMIALILVFGIGNALVHVLSSFNLLPVYQ; translated from the coding sequence ATGGCGACACTAACCACCACCCAAACGTCACCCTCGCTGCTCGGCGGTGTGGTGATCATCGGCGGTACCATCATTGGCGCAGGGATGTTCTCCCTGCCGGTGGTGATGTCCGGGGCGTGGTTCTTCTGGTCGCTGGCGGCGCTGGTCTTCACCTGGTTCTGTATGCTGCATTCAGGCCTGATGATCCTCGAAGCTAACCTCAACTATCGTATCGGGTCGAGCTTCGACACCATCACCCGCGACCTGCTGGGCAAACGCTGGAATATCGTCAACGGCATCTCCATTGCCTTTGTGCTCTATATCCTGACTTACGCCTATATATCGGCGAGCGGTTCGATTCTGCATCACACCTTCTCGGAGATGTCGCTGGACGTTCCGGCGCGGCTGGCGGGGCTGTGCTTCGCGTTGGGCGTGGCGTTTATCGTCTGGATGAGTACCAAAGCGGTCAGCCGCATGACGGCCATTGTACTGGGTGCAAAGGTTATCACCTTCTTCCTGACCTTCGGCAGCCTGCTGGGGCACGTCACCCCTGCTACGTTGTTTAACGTGGCGGAGAGCAACACTTCCTATTCGCCATATCTACTGATGACCCTGCCGTTCTGTCTGGCGTCGTTTGGCTATCACGGCAACGTGCCAAGCCTGATGAAGTATTACGGCAAAGACCCGCGTACCATCGTGAAGTGTCTGGTTTACGGTACGCTGCTGGCGCTGGGGCTGTATGTCATCTGGCTGCTGGGGACGATGGGCAACATCCCACGTCCGGAATTTATCGGTATTGCGCAGAAGGGCGGTAACATTGATGTGCTGGTGCAGGCCTTGAGTGGAGTGCTGAACAGCCGCAGTCTGGATCTGCTGCTGGTGATCTTCTCCAACTTTGCCGTGGCGAGTTCGTTCCTCGGCGTGACGCTGGGGCTGTTTGACTATCTGGCGGATCTGTGTGGCTTTGATGATTCCGCACTGGGCCGTCTGAAAACCGCGCTGCTGACCTTCCTGCCGCCGGTGATCGGTGGCCTGTTGTGGCCAAACGGCTTCCTGTATGCCATTGGCTATGCGGGGCTGGCGGCAACTATCTGGGCCGCAATTGTACCGGCGCTGCTGGCGCGTAAATCACGTAAACGCTTCGGCAGTCCAAAATTCCGCGTGTGGGGCGGCAAACCGATGATCGCGCTGATCCTGGTATTCGGGATTGGCAACGCGCTGGTCCACGTGCTGTCGAGCTTTAATCTGCTGCCGGTGTATCAATAA
- a CDS encoding luciferase-like monooxygenase: MTDKSIPFSVLDLAPIPEGSSAREAFTHSLDLARLAEQRGYHRYWLAEHHNMVGIASAATSVLLGYLAANTTTLHLGSGGVMLPNHSPLVIAEQFGTLNTLYPGRIDLGLGRAPGSDQPTMRALRRHMSGDIDNFPRDVAELVDWFDAHDPNPQVRPVPGYGEQIPVWLLGSSLYSAQLAAQLGLPFAFASHFAPDMLHQALHLYRTNFKPSARLEKPYAMVCINIIAADSNRDAEFLFTSMQQAFMKLRRGETGQLPPPVENMHQLWSASEQYGVQQALSMSLVGDKAKVRHGLEAVLRETQADEIMVNGQIFDHQARLHSFDLAMQVKEELVG; this comes from the coding sequence ATGACTGATAAATCCATTCCGTTTTCGGTGCTGGACCTGGCACCGATCCCTGAAGGCTCCTCGGCACGGGAAGCCTTTACCCACTCGCTGGATCTCGCCCGCCTGGCTGAACAGCGCGGCTATCATCGCTACTGGCTGGCGGAACACCACAATATGGTCGGGATCGCCAGTGCGGCCACCTCGGTGCTGCTCGGCTATCTGGCGGCCAATACCACCACCCTGCATTTAGGCTCGGGCGGCGTGATGCTGCCGAACCACTCCCCGCTGGTGATTGCCGAACAGTTTGGCACCCTGAACACCCTCTATCCTGGCCGCATCGATCTCGGGCTGGGCCGTGCACCGGGCAGCGATCAGCCAACCATGCGCGCGCTGCGCCGTCATATGAGTGGCGATATCGATAACTTCCCGCGCGATGTGGCGGAGCTGGTGGACTGGTTCGACGCCCATGACCCGAACCCGCAGGTGCGTCCGGTTCCGGGCTACGGCGAGCAGATCCCGGTCTGGCTGCTGGGCTCGAGCCTGTACAGCGCTCAACTGGCCGCCCAGCTGGGCCTGCCGTTTGCCTTCGCATCGCACTTTGCGCCGGATATGCTGCACCAGGCGCTGCACCTCTATCGCACGAACTTCAAACCCTCCGCGCGGCTGGAAAAACCGTACGCAATGGTCTGTATCAACATCATTGCCGCCGACAGCAACCGCGATGCGGAATTCCTCTTTACCTCCATGCAGCAGGCATTTATGAAGCTGCGCCGCGGCGAAACGGGGCAACTGCCGCCGCCGGTGGAGAATATGCATCAGCTGTGGTCCGCCTCAGAGCAGTATGGCGTCCAGCAGGCGCTGAGCATGTCGCTGGTGGGCGATAAAGCGAAAGTACGGCACGGTCTGGAAGCGGTGCTCCGCGAGACTCAGGCCGACGAGATCATGGTGAACGGGCAGATTTTCGATCACCAGGCGCGGTTACATTCGTTCGATCTGGCGATGCAGGTGAAAGAAGAGTTGGTGGGGTAA
- a CDS encoding U32 family peptidase — MKYSLGPVLYYWSKETLEDFYQQAATSQADVIYLGEAVCSKRRATKVGDWLEMAKSLADSGKQVVLSTLALVQASSELNELKRYVDNGEFLLEASDLGVVNLCAERKLPFVAGHALNCYNAVTLRLLLKQGMTRWCMPVELSRDWLANVLTQCDELGIRNQFEVEVLSYGHLPLAYSARCFTARSENLPKDECETCCIKYPNGRSVLSQENQQVFVLNGIQTMSGYVYNLGNELASMQGLVDMVRLSPLGPETFAMIDAFRANENGAAPLPLTANSECNGYWRRLAGLELQV; from the coding sequence ATGAAATATTCATTAGGACCGGTGCTCTACTACTGGTCAAAAGAGACGCTGGAAGATTTTTACCAGCAGGCGGCTACCAGCCAGGCCGATGTGATCTATCTCGGCGAGGCGGTATGCAGTAAGCGTCGCGCCACCAAAGTGGGCGACTGGCTGGAGATGGCGAAAAGCCTGGCCGACAGCGGCAAGCAGGTGGTGCTCTCCACTCTGGCGCTGGTGCAGGCTTCGTCCGAACTGAACGAGCTGAAGCGCTACGTCGACAACGGCGAGTTTCTGCTGGAAGCCAGCGACCTCGGCGTGGTGAACCTGTGCGCCGAGCGTAAACTGCCCTTTGTCGCCGGCCATGCGCTGAACTGCTATAACGCCGTCACCCTGCGCCTGCTGCTCAAACAGGGTATGACGCGCTGGTGTATGCCGGTGGAGCTGTCCCGCGACTGGCTGGCCAATGTGCTGACGCAGTGCGACGAGCTGGGGATCCGCAATCAGTTTGAGGTGGAGGTGCTGAGCTACGGCCATCTGCCGCTGGCCTACTCCGCCCGCTGCTTTACCGCGCGATCCGAAAACCTGCCGAAAGACGAGTGCGAAACCTGCTGCATCAAATACCCGAACGGGCGCAGCGTGCTGTCGCAGGAGAATCAGCAGGTGTTTGTCCTGAACGGTATTCAGACCATGAGCGGCTACGTTTACAACCTCGGCAACGAGCTGGCCTCGATGCAAGGGCTGGTGGATATGGTGCGCCTGTCACCGCTGGGCCCGGAAACCTTCGCCATGATTGATGCCTTCCGTGCCAACGAGAATGGCGCTGCCCCGCTGCCGCTTACCGCGAACAGCGAGTGTAACGGCTACTGGCGACGTCTGGCGGGGCTGGAGTTGCAGGTTTAA
- the ubiU gene encoding ubiquinone anaerobic biosynthesis protein UbiU: MELLCPAGNLPALKAAIENGADAVYIGLKDDTNARHFAGLNFTEKKLQEAVSFVHQHRRKLHIAINTFAHPDGYQRWQRAVDMAAQLGADALILADLAMLEYAAERYPHIERHVSVQASATNEEAIRFYHRNFDVARVVLPRVLSIHQVKQLARVTPVPLEVFAFGSLCIMAEGRCYLSSYLTGESPNTVGACSPARFVRWQQTPQGLESRLNEVLIDRYQDDENAGYPTLCKGRYLVDGERYHALEEPTSLNTLELLPELLAANIASVKIEGRQRSPAYVSQVAKVWRQAIDRCMADPKHYAPQPAWMETLGAMSEGTQTTLGAYHRKWQ, translated from the coding sequence ATGGAGCTGCTCTGCCCAGCCGGAAACTTACCGGCGCTTAAGGCGGCCATCGAAAACGGCGCCGATGCGGTTTATATCGGGCTGAAGGACGATACTAATGCCCGTCACTTCGCTGGTCTCAATTTTACCGAGAAAAAGCTGCAGGAAGCGGTGAGCTTCGTGCATCAGCACCGCCGCAAGCTGCATATCGCCATTAATACCTTTGCCCACCCCGACGGCTATCAACGCTGGCAGCGTGCGGTGGATATGGCGGCACAGCTGGGCGCGGACGCGCTGATCCTTGCCGACCTCGCTATGCTGGAGTATGCCGCCGAACGCTATCCCCATATTGAGCGCCATGTCTCGGTTCAGGCATCAGCCACCAACGAAGAGGCCATTCGCTTTTATCATCGCAACTTCGACGTGGCGCGCGTGGTGCTGCCGCGTGTGCTGTCTATTCATCAGGTTAAGCAACTGGCGCGCGTCACGCCAGTGCCGCTGGAAGTTTTTGCTTTTGGCAGCCTGTGCATTATGGCCGAAGGACGCTGCTATCTCTCCTCCTACTTAACCGGTGAATCGCCGAATACCGTGGGTGCCTGCTCTCCGGCCCGCTTCGTACGCTGGCAGCAAACGCCGCAGGGGCTGGAATCGCGCCTGAACGAGGTGCTGATCGACCGCTATCAGGACGATGAAAACGCGGGCTATCCGACGCTGTGTAAAGGCCGCTATCTGGTGGATGGCGAACGCTATCATGCCCTGGAAGAGCCCACCAGCCTCAACACCCTGGAGCTGCTGCCGGAGCTGCTGGCCGCCAATATCGCCTCGGTGAAAATCGAAGGTCGCCAGCGCAGCCCGGCCTACGTCAGCCAGGTGGCAAAAGTATGGCGTCAGGCGATCGACCGCTGCATGGCGGATCCTAAGCACTATGCCCCGCAGCCTGCGTGGATGGAGACCCTGGGCGCAATGTCCGAAGGTACCCAGACCACGCTGGGCGCGTATCACCGTAAATGGCAGTGA
- the ubiT gene encoding ubiquinone anaerobic biosynthesis accessory factor UbiT: protein MLDKLRSRLVQFGPSLLSVPVKLAPFALKRQVLEQVLSWQFRQALAEGELAFLEGRWLSIEVRDIGLRWYTSVENEQLVVRESAEADVSFRADASDLLMIAARKQDPDTLFFQRRLVIEGDTELGLYVKNLMDAIELEQMPKPLRVALLQLADFVEAGLKTPPESKHTSVGEPC, encoded by the coding sequence GTGCTGGATAAACTGCGTTCACGTCTCGTACAATTTGGCCCATCGCTTCTGAGCGTGCCGGTGAAGCTGGCGCCCTTTGCGCTAAAGCGCCAGGTGCTGGAGCAGGTGCTGAGCTGGCAGTTCCGCCAGGCGCTGGCGGAGGGTGAGCTGGCATTTCTGGAAGGGCGCTGGTTAAGTATTGAGGTGCGGGACATTGGCCTGCGCTGGTATACCTCCGTAGAAAATGAACAGCTGGTGGTACGCGAATCCGCCGAAGCGGATGTCAGCTTCCGCGCGGACGCCAGCGATCTGCTGATGATCGCGGCGCGTAAACAGGATCCTGACACACTCTTTTTCCAGCGCCGTCTGGTGATTGAAGGCGATACCGAGTTAGGTCTGTATGTCAAAAACCTGATGGATGCTATTGAGCTGGAGCAAATGCCAAAGCCGCTGCGCGTGGCGCTGCTGCAACTGGCCGATTTTGTCGAGGCGGGTCTGAAAACTCCGCCGGAGAGTAAACACACTTCTGTAGGTGAGCCATGTTGA
- a CDS encoding GNAT family N-acetyltransferase — MLIRIEIGIDAPGIDALLRRTFEGDGEAQLVQDLREDGLITLGLVATDDEGQVVGYVAFSPVTVQGEELQWVGMAPLAVDENYRGQGLARQLVYEGLDSLNEFGYAAVVTLGDPAFYSRLGFEKAANYDLRCRWPGTESAFQLHPLADDALNGVSGLVEYHDHFNRF; from the coding sequence ATGTTGATTCGAATAGAGATTGGGATCGATGCGCCGGGTATCGATGCCTTATTACGCCGGACCTTCGAAGGAGACGGTGAGGCGCAACTGGTTCAGGACCTTCGTGAAGATGGCCTGATTACCCTGGGGCTGGTGGCTACCGACGACGAGGGCCAGGTTGTCGGCTATGTCGCCTTTAGTCCGGTCACCGTGCAGGGCGAAGAGTTGCAGTGGGTCGGCATGGCGCCGCTGGCGGTGGATGAAAACTACCGTGGACAAGGCCTGGCGCGTCAGCTGGTTTACGAAGGGCTGGACTCGCTCAATGAGTTTGGCTATGCCGCGGTGGTCACGCTGGGCGATCCGGCGTTCTACAGCCGTTTAGGCTTCGAGAAAGCGGCCAATTACGATCTGCGCTGCCGCTGGCCGGGCACCGAGTCAGCTTTCCAGCTGCACCCTCTAGCGGATGATGCCCTTAACGGCGTCAGCGGTCTGGTCGAATACCACGACCACTTCAATCGCTTTTAA
- a CDS encoding YhbP family protein → METLAAINRWLAKQHVVTWCVHHDDDLWCANAFYYYDPQRVAFYVLSEDKTRHAQMSGRQAKVAGTVNGQPKTVALIRGVQFKGEIRRLEGEESDAMRKHYIRRFPVAAAMPAPMWEIRLDELKFTDNTLGFGKKHHWLRAEQA, encoded by the coding sequence ATGGAAACTCTGGCCGCCATCAACCGCTGGCTGGCGAAGCAGCACGTCGTCACCTGGTGCGTTCACCATGACGATGACCTGTGGTGCGCAAATGCCTTTTACTATTACGACCCGCAACGCGTGGCGTTTTACGTCCTGAGCGAAGATAAAACCCGGCATGCGCAGATGAGCGGCAGGCAGGCGAAGGTGGCGGGCACCGTCAACGGGCAGCCGAAAACCGTGGCCTTGATCCGCGGGGTACAGTTTAAAGGGGAGATCCGTCGTCTGGAGGGGGAGGAAAGCGACGCGATGCGCAAGCACTACATTCGCCGCTTCCCGGTTGCCGCCGCCATGCCAGCCCCCATGTGGGAGATCCGTCTGGATGAACTCAAGTTCACTGACAACACGTTAGGCTTTGGCAAAAAACATCACTGGCTACGCGCCGAGCAGGCGTAA
- a CDS encoding type 1 glutamine amidotransferase domain-containing protein, with amino-acid sequence MSKKIAVLITDEFEDSEFTSPAEAFRKAGHEVITIEKQAGKTVKGHKGEASVAIDKAIDEVRPAEFDALLLPGGHSPDSLRSDSRFVTFTKDFVASGKPVFAICHGPQLLISAEVVRGRKLTGVKSIAIDLKNAGADFYDQEVVVDKDQLVTSRTPEDLIAFNREALRLLGA; translated from the coding sequence ATGAGCAAGAAAATTGCAGTCTTGATCACCGACGAGTTTGAAGATTCAGAGTTCACCTCGCCTGCCGAGGCGTTTCGCAAAGCGGGGCATGAGGTGATCACAATCGAAAAACAGGCGGGAAAAACGGTGAAAGGCCATAAAGGCGAGGCCAGCGTTGCCATTGATAAGGCCATCGACGAGGTGCGGCCCGCAGAGTTTGACGCCCTGCTGCTGCCCGGCGGCCACTCTCCGGACTCGCTGCGCAGCGACTCGCGCTTCGTGACCTTTACCAAAGATTTTGTCGCGTCCGGTAAACCGGTCTTCGCTATCTGCCACGGCCCGCAGCTGCTGATCAGCGCCGAAGTGGTACGCGGTCGCAAACTGACGGGCGTGAAATCGATCGCCATCGATCTGAAAAACGCCGGGGCGGATTTTTACGATCAGGAGGTCGTGGTCGACAAAGATCAGCTGGTCACCAGCCGCACGCCGGAAGATCTTATCGCCTTTAACCGTGAGGCGTTACGCCTGCTCGGCGCGTAG
- a CDS encoding NAD(P)H-binding protein yields the protein MSQVLITGATGLVGGHLLRMLIQERKVNYIAAPTRRPLGDIEGVFNPHDPQLTDALAQVQDPVDTVFCCLGTTRREAGSKEAFIHADYTLVVDTALTGKRLGAKHLLVVSAMGANTHSPFFYNKVKGKMEEALIAQKWERLTILRPSMLLGEREKHRFNESLFAPLFSLLPGNLKSIDARDVAQVMLQEALGTSPAGVNIIPSAKIREMAQGEG from the coding sequence ATGAGTCAGGTTTTAATTACCGGCGCGACCGGTCTGGTGGGCGGGCACCTGCTGCGGATGCTTATTCAGGAGCGGAAGGTCAACTATATTGCCGCCCCGACGCGCCGTCCGCTGGGCGATATCGAGGGGGTGTTTAATCCGCACGATCCGCAGCTGACCGATGCGCTGGCGCAGGTTCAGGATCCGGTGGATACCGTCTTCTGCTGTCTGGGCACCACCCGGCGTGAAGCGGGCAGCAAAGAGGCCTTTATCCATGCCGACTACACCCTGGTGGTGGACACGGCCCTGACCGGCAAACGGCTCGGGGCGAAGCATCTGCTGGTAGTCAGCGCCATGGGCGCCAACACGCACTCGCCGTTCTTCTACAACAAGGTGAAAGGCAAAATGGAAGAGGCTCTGATTGCCCAGAAGTGGGAGCGGCTGACCATCCTGCGTCCGTCGATGCTGCTCGGGGAGCGGGAGAAGCATCGTTTCAACGAATCGCTGTTTGCGCCGCTGTTCAGCCTGTTGCCTGGCAATCTGAAGTCGATAGACGCGCGGGACGTGGCGCAGGTCATGCTGCAGGAGGCGCTGGGCACGTCACCGGCTGGCGTTAATATTATTCCGTCAGCGAAGATCAGGGAGATGGCGCAAGGCGAAGGCTGA